From Polyodon spathula isolate WHYD16114869_AA chromosome 26, ASM1765450v1, whole genome shotgun sequence, one genomic window encodes:
- the LOC121300580 gene encoding neurturin-like → MKLWKFAAISLMLFGVVLSALLSRDMISGGEGPRANSSSSLSPSSSSSSSSSSSPSSSTTGLRRAARDASKPSSLLREFTALFQSYTEGEVQQLISTLIDRHRPAGGGKRTKRAKKGLKPCSLKELEVSVSELGLGYQSDETLLFHYCSGKCNAGRRNYDLTLEHMKRSGQVKKGKARHKPCCRPTSYDDDFSFLDNNYEYRTIKEVSAKECGCI, encoded by the exons ATGAAGTTATGGAAGTTTGCAGCCATCTCCTTGATGCTCTTCGGTGTCGTGCTGTCAGCTTTACTCAGTAGAGACATGATTTCTGGAGGAGAGGGACCCAGAGCCAACTCTTCGTCATCATTATCAccgtcgtcatcatcatcatcatcatcatcatcgtcgcCATCATCCTCAACGACGGGCCTTCGAAGAGCAGCCAGAGACGCAAGCAAACCCAGCTCCCTCCTAAGAGAAT TTACAGCTTTGTTTCAAAGCTACACAGAAGGGGAGGTCCAGCAGCTGATCAGCACCCTCATTGACAGACACCGACCGGCCGGTGGAGGCAAGAGGACTAAGAGGGCCAAAAAGGGCCTGAAGCCGTGCTCGCTGAAGGAGCTGGAGGTGAGCGTGAGCGAGCTGGGCCTGGGCTACCAGAGCGACGAGACGCTTCTCTTCCACTACTGCAGTGGGAAGTGCAACGCGGGCCGTCGCAACTACGACCTCACCCTGGAGCACATGAAGCGGAGCGGCCAGGTGAAGAAGGGCAAGGCCAGGCACAAGCCCTGCTGTCGGCCCACCTCCTACGATGACGACTTTTCCTTCTTGGACAACAATTACGAGTATCGCACCATCAAAGAGGTGTCCGCCAAGGAGTGTGGCTGCATCTAG